TATTTCGAACAAAACCGCTAAGGCTTCACTAGCCTTTCCTTGTTCGATGAAGGTGTTCGCTAGATTCATTCGGACTTGATTAAGATTTATTCCCAAGTCAAGTAATTCCCGATACATGGACTGAGCACTATCGTACTTTTCGAGTTTGTATAAGGCAGAAGCCATGTTGCTTCTAAAGCTATATCTCGCATAGGTCAGTGCTCCCCCCTCCTGCCCATTCAAAAAACTTTCGGCCTTAGAAAAATAAACGTATGCCCGGTTAAAATTCCCGGTCTCATAAAAATAGACCCCCAAGGCATTGTACAATCGGTCCTTTTCTTCTTCTATCCCAAAATGATTTTGAATCCGCTCTGCAGCTTCCAAAAAATATAAAGAGCTATCCAATCGGTTTAACCCAAAATAGGCCTCACCTAAATACAGATGATGAAGAAAAACCGAAGAATCAGATAGCGAAAACGCACGATTCAGGTCAATCCCTTTTCGATAACTCGCTTGTGCAGCCTGAATCATTCCAAATGATAATTGTAAATTCCCCAATCTTTCTGAAGCTTCCACAACCTGGGGTACAAGCCAAGAATCAGGAGTTTCATTTAAGACTTCCTGATACAGCTCCATAGCTTTCAGCTCTTGTTCCTCGGTGGGATTTGGAATTAGATATAACCTATTTGCCTCATCCAATGCAGATTTTCCATTCTGAGAAAAATTCATCAGAACTATCGCAAAAACAAATACGAGAAGAAAAATCGAGGCTATAGGTTTAAACATAGGATCGGCTCAGACCGATCCCGTTAACGTTATTGAAGACTTGCCACAATTACAATATAAGGCGGTCTGGGTTTACGAGGAGGCCTGACAGTATTAGATATCCTAAAATTAGAATTTTTGTCGTTTGTGCTCTCATTAATCAGATTCCTTTTTTCTTCGATATCATCCAAGACTTCTTTGGGCACATCAGAAAGCTTAGCATAATAGAAAAAACGAAGAGGAATTTTATTTAATGCAAGGGCACTTTCGTCGTTGATTTTGTAATACATCTCAACATCGAGAATCGTCCCATTCACAGGAATCGTCCCAAAAGTACCATTATCGATCGTTTCCTCCAGATCAATAACTCCCTTACTATCAATTTCAAAACCTAAATCTTCCAATAATTCTCCGGTAGGATTTTCGGCATCAAAATCACAACTATTATCATCACCAGATCCCGCACCGGTGCCATCATCATCTGGGCATGGAAGTAGTAAATCAGGATTTCCGTTATAAACAGGAGATACAAAAAGCTGATTTTGATTGATGATAAAAACTCCGTCTAGATAATTGACTCCGCCGATAGTGAGGAACGTTTCGCAAACTTGAGTACTTCCAGTGGGTGTAAATGAAATTTTATACTTCAGACCGGTCTCACTAGCATTTACATCTATCACACCTGTGTCAGTATTTAAAGCAAGTCCGTCAGGAGTCGAAGAATATTTACCTGTAGCAGAATTGAGTGGAGCTATTGAATAATTCTGTCCAGGACGAATAAATACCAAGGTATCTCCGTAATCAAGGTCATCACAGTTGATTTCTCCGTTTCTTCCATCCGGATCTACGTCACCAGAACATGACCAAAATCCAGTCAAAGAAACCACTAATCCTAAGATCAAAAATTTGAAAAAAGAATGCTTCATGATGCTTTTTAAATACGTCGATTCAGATTCCGAAGATGTAACCTGAAAATATGAAATTATTTCACTTTTAAATTCAACACGATCCCTAACAACACCAAAGCCATGCCGAAAAATGACAGCATTTGAAAAGTTTCTCCGAAAATAAAAAACCCGAAAATCAAGGCGTAAATAATACCCAAATAGCTGAGACTAGATATCTTGGCTACGTTTGCATTTTGATACGCCAGAGTCATAAAATATTGAGCTGATTGGGTACAAATCCCTATCCATAGTAATAGTATCCAATCCCAACCTTCTGGCTGAACCCAAGTAAAAAAACTGACCACCCCTGCCACAGGAAGAGTAACTAAAGGAAAGTAGAAAATGACCACCAACGGATGCTCTGAGGTTCTGAGTTTTCGGATGATGTTATACGCCAATCCTGAAAATAATCCAGAAGAAATTCCTATTAGTGCAAACACCCAATCTACCCTAGTATCAAAGCCTTGGAGAACCAATACTCCTCCAAATGAAATGGCGAAATACAAAAACTGGATGGGCTTGACGCGTTCCTTTACAATAAAAATTCCCAAAACAGAAGTGAAAATCGGAGATAAATATTGCATAGTGACTGCACTCGCCAAGGGAATATGCTGCAAGGTGTAAAAGAAGGTAATCAAACTAATCGACCCGACAATTCCCCTTAAAATGAGCATCGGTTTATTATTTCCGAAGACATTTACACCCTGCTTCTTCAACACTAGATAGCTGAATATCAGAGAGAAGATTGATCGGAAAAGAATGATTTCGATTGCTGGGATGTGAGGAATAAATTTCACAGACACATTCATCAAGGCGAAAAATATCCCCGCAAGGAGCATGGATTGAACGCTTGTGATTTTCAAATTAAATCTGTGATTAGGTGATTTTCTGCTTCAGTAAACAAAGGTATTGGAATCTGAATACAGAAATTCAGTTTAAAAAAATCAAACTCTAGTATTTGATAGATGGTTAACTCAAAAACTATTCGCAATGGCACTTAAAATCGGCGATACCGCCCCCTCTTTTAATCTCGAATCCACTTCAGGTAAAAAAGTTTCCTTTCCGGAAGACTTCAAAGGCAAATCTTTAATTCTCTATTTCTACCCCAAAGATTTCACCCGGGTATGTACTGCAGAGGCGTGTGAGTTCAGAGATGAATTTTCTGCATTTAGAGATTTAGAGGCGGACATTTTGGGAATAAGCCGGGACGATATCCCTACGCATTTACGATTCAAAAAAGAATACCGCTTACCCTTCGAATTACTTTCCGATCCAACTGGGAAAATTTGTAAAGCCTATGACGCTTTGATTCCCTTGATCAAAATGCCTAAAAGAATTACCTACCTGATCGACCCTTCCGGAAAAATCGCTGGGATTTATGCTGACATGTTTGAATCCAAACAACATGTAGAGGCGATGCTCAGGAAGTTATCTAAATGATAACTCCATCCTTCATGACTACTTTACGATCAGCCAGATTAGCCAAATCCTCGTTGTGGGTCACAATTACAAAAGTCTGCTTAAGCTCATCTTTGAGCTGAAAAAATAACCGGTGCAGACTTTTGGCGTTTTCGGTATCCAAGTTCCCTGATGGCTCATCTGCAAATACTACTGAGGGTCGATTGATAAGGGCTCTAGCAACAGCAATCCGCTGCTGCTCCCCTCCTGAAAGCTCGGAGGGCTTATGATCCAAGCGAGAGCTCATCCCTAGAATTTCTGCTAATTCTCCTGCACGATGTTGGAGGGAGGTTTCGCTCTCTCCTCTTATAAGACCAGGAATCATAATGTTTTCTTTGGCAGTAAATTCAGGAAGAAGATTATGAAACTGGAAAACAAAACCGATTTTTTGATTTCTAAAATCTGCTAATTGATCACCTTTCATCGAAAGTAGATTTTTTCCGTCCATTTCTAATTCACCAGAATCTGGGCGATCTAGGGTTCCAAGAATATGCAAAAGGGTACTTTTTCCAGCACCCGAAGAACCTACAATAGAAATAACCTCTGAAGTTGAAATTTCAAGTGAAACTCCTTTGAGGACAGAAAGACTTCCGTAGGATTTATGAATCCCTTTAGCAATGAGCATGTTACTATTTTTTCAAAATCTAAAGGTAAAACAAATCCCTCAAATACAGGAATTAAAGGGAATTTGATCAGAATTTTGAAAAATTGAAGTTTGATTTATCGGTAACATCGCCTTATCTTCGGGCAAAAATTTTCAGAGGATGAACATTCACGAATACCAGGCAAAAGAAGTACTCAAAGGATACGGAGTGAGAATTCAGGAAGGGATCGTTGCTGATTCTCCAGAAGCAGCACATGAGGCGGCCGTTAAACTTAATGCTCAAACAGGTACTTCCTGGTATGTCATTAAAGCTCAAATCCACGCTGGTGGTAGAGGAAAAGGTGAAATCAAAGAAACTGGCTCAAGAGGGGTAGTTTTGGCGAAGAAGTTGGAAGACGTCAAAGAAAAAGCAGGTGCAATTTTGGGAGGAACATTAGTAACTATCCAAACGGGTGCTGAAGGTAAAAAAGTAAATAAGGTGTTGGTAGCTGAGGATGTATACTATCCAGGAGCTTCCGAGCCAAAAGAATATTACATGTCTATTCTTTTGGATAGAGCGACAGGATCTAATGTGATCATGGCTTCTACCGAAGGTGGTATGGACATCGAAGAGGTTGCAGAAAAGCATCCTGAAAAAATCATCAAGGAGTGGATCGATCCTAAAGTAGGATTACAAGGATTCCAAGCTAGAAAAGTAGCCTTCAAATTAGGCCTTTCTGGAACAGCTCATAAAGAAATGGTGAAGTTTATCACAGCTCTTTACAATGCTTATGTTGGAACTGACTCTTCACAATTCGAGATCAATCCTGTATTGAAAACATCAGATGATAAGATTTTGGCAGTTGATGCTAAAGTTAATCTTGATGACAATGCCCTTTATAGACAACCGAAGCTTGCTGAATTGAGAGACCTTGCAGAAGAAGATCCTTTGGAGGTTGAAGCCGGCAAATCAGGTCTAAACTATGTAAAGCTTGACGGAAATGTAGGCTGTATGGTTAATGGAGCCGGATTGGCAATGGCTACCATGGACATGATCAAGCTTTCAGGTGGTGAGCCGGCTAACTTCCTTGATGTGGGAGGAGGAGCAAATGCAACTACAGTTGAGGCAGGTTTTAGAATTATACTTCAAGACCCAAATGTGAAAGCAATTTTGATCAACGTATTTGGTGGAATTGTTAGATGTGATCGTATCGCAAATGGCGTTGTAGAAGCTTATAAATCTATCGGAGATATTCGAGTTCCAATCATCGTAAGACTTCAAGGCACTAATGCTGAAGAGGGTGCAAAAATCATCGACGAATCTGGATTAAAGGTGTTTTCAGCAATCACATTAAAAGAGGCGGCAGAACGAGTAAAAGCTGCTCTAGAAAAATAAATAAGTACGCAGGCGTAGTTCAACTGGATAGAATATCGGATTTCGGCTCCGAGGGTTGAGGGTTCGAATCCTTCCGCCTGTACTTCGAAAGCTCAGACAATTGTCTGGGCTTTTTTTATACCCCGAAAGGAGATAAATAAGCAGTACAACTTTTCGGAATTCTTCAATTTAAATTTCAAAATGAAAATTTTATCTAATTAGAATAATTAAATTATTTATTTAATTATTTATAAAAATTCTTTCTTTACTTAGTAAACATCAGAAGATATAAAAATTGGTAAGTTTTTAATTGGGCTAATAAAAAGGAACTATTTAAAATAAAAAAGCAGGAGAAAATCCCCTGCCCTTTATTTGAAAACTAAACCAACTATTATTTAACTACCACAATGATTCCAAAAATAATACAATTCTATTTAAATCAAAATCCCAAATAAAAATTTGCATTTTTTTATTTCTTATCGGGAAAATTTCCTCGCTTAAAAGCGATTCCCAAGGCTAGACCTTGGCTGAATTGAACTTTAGAATCCTGGTCTATATCGTAAATACTTAAGCTTGTCAAGCTCACATTGACCAAATTGGTAACTTTGGCAGTAAGGCCTATATCGAGCCGATGATCAATCGAATTAAAGGCCAAGGTCTCATAGTTTGCATAC
Above is a window of Algoriphagus sanaruensis DNA encoding:
- a CDS encoding DMT family transporter, encoding MLLAGIFFALMNVSVKFIPHIPAIEIILFRSIFSLIFSYLVLKKQGVNVFGNNKPMLILRGIVGSISLITFFYTLQHIPLASAVTMQYLSPIFTSVLGIFIVKERVKPIQFLYFAISFGGVLVLQGFDTRVDWVFALIGISSGLFSGLAYNIIRKLRTSEHPLVVIFYFPLVTLPVAGVVSFFTWVQPEGWDWILLLWIGICTQSAQYFMTLAYQNANVAKISSLSYLGIIYALIFGFFIFGETFQMLSFFGMALVLLGIVLNLKVK
- a CDS encoding peroxiredoxin; amino-acid sequence: MALKIGDTAPSFNLESTSGKKVSFPEDFKGKSLILYFYPKDFTRVCTAEACEFRDEFSAFRDLEADILGISRDDIPTHLRFKKEYRLPFELLSDPTGKICKAYDALIPLIKMPKRITYLIDPSGKIAGIYADMFESKQHVEAMLRKLSK
- a CDS encoding ABC transporter ATP-binding protein encodes the protein MLIAKGIHKSYGSLSVLKGVSLEISTSEVISIVGSSGAGKSTLLHILGTLDRPDSGELEMDGKNLLSMKGDQLADFRNQKIGFVFQFHNLLPEFTAKENIMIPGLIRGESETSLQHRAGELAEILGMSSRLDHKPSELSGGEQQRIAVARALINRPSVVFADEPSGNLDTENAKSLHRLFFQLKDELKQTFVIVTHNEDLANLADRKVVMKDGVII
- the sucC gene encoding ADP-forming succinate--CoA ligase subunit beta, which produces MNIHEYQAKEVLKGYGVRIQEGIVADSPEAAHEAAVKLNAQTGTSWYVIKAQIHAGGRGKGEIKETGSRGVVLAKKLEDVKEKAGAILGGTLVTIQTGAEGKKVNKVLVAEDVYYPGASEPKEYYMSILLDRATGSNVIMASTEGGMDIEEVAEKHPEKIIKEWIDPKVGLQGFQARKVAFKLGLSGTAHKEMVKFITALYNAYVGTDSSQFEINPVLKTSDDKILAVDAKVNLDDNALYRQPKLAELRDLAEEDPLEVEAGKSGLNYVKLDGNVGCMVNGAGLAMATMDMIKLSGGEPANFLDVGGGANATTVEAGFRIILQDPNVKAILINVFGGIVRCDRIANGVVEAYKSIGDIRVPIIVRLQGTNAEEGAKIIDESGLKVFSAITLKEAAERVKAALEK